One window from the genome of Musa acuminata AAA Group cultivar baxijiao chromosome BXJ1-4, Cavendish_Baxijiao_AAA, whole genome shotgun sequence encodes:
- the LOC135650783 gene encoding uncharacterized protein LOC135650783 isoform X3 encodes MAGGNVDLPEDLLPSKLADEAWAGKDQVTSENSIPLSPQWLYAKPSDNKDARSPSLAPSVTLLDSFQNDMRRFDGSLDKKEWRRNANDLESNRRWRDEERETGLLGRREWKKEGDRETEYRKNDRHPDNISMREAPDLRTLSSSDWLHEVSNRSAGNESRRDSKWSSRWGPEDKDKEPWKEKKADVDKDGSHAEKQSFIANLRPWSGSDSHDRWRPRHRQEIHSSGSSVLRAAPGFGLERDRVEGPPVPFTSGRGRSNSVTVLQFGKSSAAGPIGAVPINKEQFRYPRGKLLDIYRNQKMSVVDAIPDGFEEVPPVTGSSSLTPLAFVAPDVDEEVLLKDIWKGKVTSHELSLSQEKAVIINETEIDGGKTIVEKKHDEKGSITTSRDLDTDCKSENNPDIRINLVGPDGLAPVVVDHDVVYDKPVSDGNIINSEINVGEIELVNVDGRSCLLDILKNIKLEGEDSTVSLDVSAMLPDESYPLFDASFEIPNTNKHEISKIEKKHLEQGTSLEELSLLYQDPRGDIQGPFLVVDIISWFEQGFFGTDLPVCLSDAPEGTPFQPLGEIMPYLKLETHTISDAPSAENFEAVDTTRGNLDACVASSHSNGSFITNGQQRVLSWDALGHHMKPNVVESEASVNPNKERLSFSNSEAPLGTACVDGKIFQDFAGQDAEVVSFSGRPMSDMEVSGKLVNDHIALSSSTTGHHFMVADTGNTSFSSHKISRDNDLNPLGLLWSELEATHVKHPLSSTIPLSSEKLIDNHDAARNAFLFSHNQEQFNLTSDYPVAKESWANNCRMSKGLNIIHDTIYANNLSRFEAQPNQLNLEQQLLFQQLQKQQHEEQCLLAHQDVEFAGKFFNQMHRSVHQHHLVNQRSMEDLERLLKYQFEQQRLLDQLQQQHQLHQRHQQLQEHQMQLLQHHLQFHEPQQPQKQIHRGDLLHQHLLEPGSGASNIDSHEMNMFEQVLLRQHLLNETHQQSHNLLLHHDATIEQLLQANVSRSLQRRNHNDLLDVLSHSKQRQVPPLEQQFLLRLQREQLQGQKYSTASRKLPGMEEERHVGGVWSVDESGQFIRTAASPHQNHSARLGHLDILRTPQSLSSPEQPSHLHRNFPSHERMQQGPYERGPHPIDRSMHMHAVTPNSNLKLLNAIARAQGPDGQGHLDHFHTPGQIGQFPSSAHPCQSDVFEFTGTHLDAAEKLWSEPSRHQPADLMQSHLKQLQIEAENQRRGINMIEDPNWASYVENDGNSEYGFRDLIHREIPQSQHTKGLVVATATPSYEQRDSSWIYSQPVFEHAFKLGPDRAGLSSSFSEGSLFAQVGQPPNEQLVNNNLEDGVNNFESSRSTLRSNSTTSLEQKHFQSDMDLIERDKFVNYVGGASLQRLGFSNLVEGERGKMQGLKGTSGTQSAMETQESGVMQFEGGGHEEQHIDKPSRHDSSGKVEDWSSTIMKWDLIVLTLRRPIT; translated from the exons ATGGCGGGCGGCAACGTGGATCTGCCGGAGGATCTCCTCCCTTCGAAGCTGGCGGACGAGGCCTGGGCCGGGAAAG ATCAAGTGACTTCTGAAAATAGTATTCCTCTGTCTCCCCAATGGCTCTATGCTAAGCCCAGTGACAACAAG GATGCTCGGTCACCCAGCTTGGCACCTTCTGTAACCTTGCTTGACTCCTTTCAGAATGACATGCGGCGTTTTGATGGCTCACTGGATAAGAAAGAATGGAGAAGGAATGCCAATGATCTTGAAAGCAATCGCCGATGGCGTGATGAGGAGAGAGAAACTGGTTTGCTTGGTAGGAGAGAATGGAAAAAGGAAGGTGACCGAGAAACTGAGTATCGTAAAAATGACCGCCATCCTGACAATATTTCTATGAGAGAAGCTCCTGATTTGAGGACTTTGTCCTCATCTGATTGGTTGCATGAAGTTTCTAATCGTAGTGCAGGCAATGAAAGTCGCCGTGATAGTAAGTGGTCATCAAGGTGGGGTCCTGAGGACAAAGACAAGGAGCcatggaaagaaaagaaagcggaCGTAGATAAAGATGGTTCTCATGCTGAGAAACAGTCTTTTATTGCTAACCTCCGTCCCTGGTCTGGGTCTGATTCTCATGATAGATGGAGACCTCGACATCGTCAGGAAATTCATTCCAGTGGATCTTCAGTGCTCCGTGCTGCACCTGGATTTGGTTTGGAAAGAGATCGTGTTGAGGGTCCACCTGTGCCTTTCACTTCTGGTAGAGGTAGATCAAACTCTGTTACAGTATTGCAATTTGGCAAATCATCTGCTGCTGGCCCCATTGGTGCAGTCCCAATAAATAAAGAACAGTTCCGGTATCCCAGGGGAAAACTTCTTGATATCTATAGGAATCAGAAGATGTCTGTTGTTGATGCTATCCCAGATGGTTTTGAAGAAGTTCCTCCAGTAACAGGATCTAGTTCTCTAACTCCTTTGGCCTTTGTTGCACCTGATGTAGATGAAGAG GTTCTTCTGAAAGATATTTGGAAGGGGAAGGTCACAAGCCATGAACTCAGTTTAAGTCAGGAAAAGGCAGTGATAATTAATGAGACTGAGATTG ATGGGGGCAAAACCATAGTTGAGAAGAAACATGATGAAAAGGGATCTATTACCACTTCTAGAG ATCTGGATACGGACTGCAAAAGTGAGAATAATCCTGACATTCGGATTAACTTAGTGGGGCCTGATGGTCTGGCTCCGGTGGTGGTAGACCATGATGTTGTTTATGATAAACCAGTTTCAGATGGTAACATTATTAATTCTGAGATTAATGTTGGTGAGATAGAACTGGTAAATGTTGATGGGCGATCATGTCTTTTGGACATTCTGAAGAATATCAAGTTAGAAGGAGAGGATTCAACTGTTTCACTTGATGTTAGTGCTATGTTACCTGATGAGTCATATCCTTTGTTTGATGCATCTTTTGAGATCCCAAACACCAACAAGCATGAAATCAGCAAAATTGAGAAAAAGCATTTAGAGCAGGGAACTTCTCTTGAGGAGTTGAGTTTATTATACCAGGATCCCCGAGGAGATATACAGGGTCCTTTTCTAGTTGTCGACATTATCTCATGGTTTGAACAAGGTTTCTTTGGTACAGATTTACCTGTGTGTTTATCAGATGCTCCCGAGGGCACACCATTTCAACCACTAGGTGAAATTATGCCTTACTTGAAACTGGAGACTCATACCATCTCGGATGCACCGTCTGCTGAAAATTTTGAAGCTGTGGACACTACAAGGGGAAACCTGGATGCTTGTGTTGCCTCGTCCCATTCTAATGGCTCTTTTATTACGAATGGTCAACAACGGGTGCTATCATGGGATGCTCTGGGTCATCACATGAAACCCAATGTTGTTGAGAGTGAAGCTTCAGTAAATCCTAACAAAGAAAGGCTGTCTTTTTCCAATTCAGAAGCACCTCTGGGTACCGCATGTGTTGACGGAAAAATCTTCCAGGATTTTGCTGGGCAAGATGCAGAAG TTGTATCGTTTAGTGGTAGGCCTATGAGTGACATGGAGGTGTCAGGAAAGCTTGTTAATGACCACATTGCTCTATCAAGCTCCACTACTGGTCATCATTTTATGGTGGCGGATACAGGAAATACTAGTTTTTCCAGCCATAAGATTTCAAGAGATAATGACTTAAATCCTCTTGGATTGTTGTGGTCTGAGCTGGAAGCAACTCATGTGAAGCATCCCCTTTCATCAACTATTCCTCTCTCGTCTGAGAAGTTGATTGACAATCATGATGCTGCAAGAAATGCCTTTCTGTTTAGCCACAATCAGGAACAGTTTAATTTAACAAGTGACTACCCTGTTGCTAAAGAATCATGGGCCAACAACTGCAGAATGAGTAAGGGTTTAAACATAATTCATGATACCATTTATGCAAATAACTTGTCACGGTTTGAAGCCCAGCCCAACCAATTAAATTTAGAGCAACAATTGCTCTTCCAACAATTACAAAAGCAGCAACATGAAGAGCAATGCTTGCTGGCCCATCAAGATGTTGAGTTTGCTGGAAAATTCTTCAATCAGATGCATAGATCTGTCCACCAGCACCACCTTGTTAATCAACGATCTATGGAGGATCTAGAGCGCCTACTGAAATATCAGTTTGAACAGCAGCGGCTTCTTGATCAGTTGCAGCAGCAACATCAATTGCATCAACGACATCAACAACTGCAAGAACATCAGATGCAATTACTACAACATCATCTTCAATTTCATGAACCTcaacaaccacagaagcagattcATCGTGGAGATTTGTTGCATCAGCATTTACTTGAACCTGGTTCTGGAGCATCAAATATTGATTCTCATGAGATGAACATGTTTGAACAGGTTCTTTTAAGGCAGCATCTTTTGAATGAGACACACCAACAGTCTCATAATCTTCTGCTGCATCATGACGCAACTATTGAGCAACTTCTCCAAGCAAATGTTTCCCGGAGCTTGCAGAGGCGGAATCATAATGATCTATTGGATGTTCTATCTCATTCCAAGCAGAGGCAGGTGCCTCCGTTAGAACAACAATTTCTTTTAAGGCTTCAGCGCGAGCAGCTTCAAGGACAAAAATACTCCACTGCTTCAAGGAAGCTGCCTGGCATGGAAGAAGAGAGACATGTAGGAGGGGTCTGGTCGGTTGATGAATCTGGTCAGTTCATCAGAACTGCAGCTAGTCCCCACCAGAACCATTCTGCCAGACTTGGCCACTTAGACATTTTGCGGACGCCACAGTCACTTTCATCACCTGAACAGCCAAGCCATCTTCATCGAAACTTTCCATCACATGAGAGAATGCAACAAGGTCCTTATGAACGAGGGCCACATCCTATAGACAGGTCAATGCATATGCATGCAGTTACTCCTAATTCAAACTTGAAACTCTTAAATGCCATAGCACGAGCTCAAGGTCCAGATGGACAAGGACATCTTGATCATTTCCATACTCCTGGTCAGATAGGACAATTTCCTTCTAGTGCTCACCCTTGTCAAAGTGACGTATTTGAGTTCACCGGCACACACTTGGATGCAGCAGAGAAGCTCTGGTCTGAGCCAAGCAGGCACCAACCAGCTGATTTAATGCAATCCCATCTGAAGCAGTTGCAAATAGAAGCAGAAAATCAGAGGAGGGGCATCAATATGATTGAGGACCCAAACTGGGCATCATATGTAGAAAATGATGGAAACTCTGAATATGGGTTCAGAGACTTAATCCATCGAGAGATTCCTCAATCTCAACATACTAAAGGGTTGGTAGTTGCTACTGCTACGCCATCCTATGAACAAAGAGATTCTTCTTGGATCTATTCTCAGCCTGTTTTTGAACATGCTTTTAAGCTTGGCCCAGATAGAGCAGGATTGAGTAGTTCTTTCTCAGAAGGTTCTTTATTTGCTCAAGTAGGACAGCCACCAAATGAACAACTTGTAAACAATAATTTGGAAGATGGTGTCAATAACTTTGAAAGTAGCAGGTCAACTTTGAGATCTAATTCTACAACATCACTTGAACAGAAACATTTCCAGTCAGATATGGATTTAATTGAAAGAGATAAGTTTGTTAATTATGTTGGTGGTGCTTCCTTGCAACGGTTAGGTTTCTCCAATCTTGTGGAGGGGGAGAGAGGGAAAATGCAGGGTCTAAAAGGTACTTCTGGGACTCAATCAGCTATGGAGACACAGGAAAGTGGGGTCATGCAATTCGAAGGTGGAGGTCATGAAGAGCAACACATTGACAAGCCTTCCAGACATGATTCATCTGGCAAG GTGGAGGATTGGTCTTCTACAATTATGAAATGGGACTTGATAGTGCTAACCTTGAGGAGACCAATAACAT GA
- the LOC135650783 gene encoding uncharacterized protein LOC135650783 isoform X1 translates to MAGGNVDLPEDLLPSKLADEAWAGKDQVTSENSIPLSPQWLYAKPSDNKDARSPSLAPSVTLLDSFQNDMRRFDGSLDKKEWRRNANDLESNRRWRDEERETGLLGRREWKKEGDRETEYRKNDRHPDNISMREAPDLRTLSSSDWLHEVSNRSAGNESRRDSKWSSRWGPEDKDKEPWKEKKADVDKDGSHAEKQSFIANLRPWSGSDSHDRWRPRHRQEIHSSGSSVLRAAPGFGLERDRVEGPPVPFTSGRGRSNSVTVLQFGKSSAAGPIGAVPINKEQFRYPRGKLLDIYRNQKMSVVDAIPDGFEEVPPVTGSSSLTPLAFVAPDVDEEVLLKDIWKGKVTSHELSLSQEKAVIINETEIDGGKTIVEKKHDEKGSITTSRDLDTDCKSENNPDIRINLVGPDGLAPVVVDHDVVYDKPVSDGNIINSEINVGEIELVNVDGRSCLLDILKNIKLEGEDSTVSLDVSAMLPDESYPLFDASFEIPNTNKHEISKIEKKHLEQGTSLEELSLLYQDPRGDIQGPFLVVDIISWFEQGFFGTDLPVCLSDAPEGTPFQPLGEIMPYLKLETHTISDAPSAENFEAVDTTRGNLDACVASSHSNGSFITNGQQRVLSWDALGHHMKPNVVESEASVNPNKERLSFSNSEAPLGTACVDGKIFQDFAGQDAEVVSFSGRPMSDMEVSGKLVNDHIALSSSTTGHHFMVADTGNTSFSSHKISRDNDLNPLGLLWSELEATHVKHPLSSTIPLSSEKLIDNHDAARNAFLFSHNQEQFNLTSDYPVAKESWANNCRMSKGLNIIHDTIYANNLSRFEAQPNQLNLEQQLLFQQLQKQQHEEQCLLAHQDVEFAGKFFNQMHRSVHQHHLVNQRSMEDLERLLKYQFEQQRLLDQLQQQHQLHQRHQQLQEHQMQLLQHHLQFHEPQQPQKQIHRGDLLHQHLLEPGSGASNIDSHEMNMFEQVLLRQHLLNETHQQSHNLLLHHDATIEQLLQANVSRSLQRRNHNDLLDVLSHSKQRQVPPLEQQFLLRLQREQLQGQKYSTASRKLPGMEEERHVGGVWSVDESGQFIRTAASPHQNHSARLGHLDILRTPQSLSSPEQPSHLHRNFPSHERMQQGPYERGPHPIDRSMHMHAVTPNSNLKLLNAIARAQGPDGQGHLDHFHTPGQIGQFPSSAHPCQSDVFEFTGTHLDAAEKLWSEPSRHQPADLMQSHLKQLQIEAENQRRGINMIEDPNWASYVENDGNSEYGFRDLIHREIPQSQHTKGLVVATATPSYEQRDSSWIYSQPVFEHAFKLGPDRAGLSSSFSEGSLFAQVGQPPNEQLVNNNLEDGVNNFESSRSTLRSNSTTSLEQKHFQSDMDLIERDKFVNYVGGASLQRLGFSNLVEGERGKMQGLKGTSGTQSAMETQESGVMQFEGGGHEEQHIDKPSRHDSSGKAGGGLVFYNYEMGLDSANLEETNNMISGDLPKGTDKLFSKHACDLPATSPATVSDLISSRPPERRNPITSGSSKEGKRESAGNPASQSIETSISNKKDLRFCQTSSGNNADVIEPSFSEMLKSTKKPMPELVETLEAGSIGKSAKKRGKKGRQIDPSLLGFKVHSNRILMGEIQRPDD, encoded by the exons ATGGCGGGCGGCAACGTGGATCTGCCGGAGGATCTCCTCCCTTCGAAGCTGGCGGACGAGGCCTGGGCCGGGAAAG ATCAAGTGACTTCTGAAAATAGTATTCCTCTGTCTCCCCAATGGCTCTATGCTAAGCCCAGTGACAACAAG GATGCTCGGTCACCCAGCTTGGCACCTTCTGTAACCTTGCTTGACTCCTTTCAGAATGACATGCGGCGTTTTGATGGCTCACTGGATAAGAAAGAATGGAGAAGGAATGCCAATGATCTTGAAAGCAATCGCCGATGGCGTGATGAGGAGAGAGAAACTGGTTTGCTTGGTAGGAGAGAATGGAAAAAGGAAGGTGACCGAGAAACTGAGTATCGTAAAAATGACCGCCATCCTGACAATATTTCTATGAGAGAAGCTCCTGATTTGAGGACTTTGTCCTCATCTGATTGGTTGCATGAAGTTTCTAATCGTAGTGCAGGCAATGAAAGTCGCCGTGATAGTAAGTGGTCATCAAGGTGGGGTCCTGAGGACAAAGACAAGGAGCcatggaaagaaaagaaagcggaCGTAGATAAAGATGGTTCTCATGCTGAGAAACAGTCTTTTATTGCTAACCTCCGTCCCTGGTCTGGGTCTGATTCTCATGATAGATGGAGACCTCGACATCGTCAGGAAATTCATTCCAGTGGATCTTCAGTGCTCCGTGCTGCACCTGGATTTGGTTTGGAAAGAGATCGTGTTGAGGGTCCACCTGTGCCTTTCACTTCTGGTAGAGGTAGATCAAACTCTGTTACAGTATTGCAATTTGGCAAATCATCTGCTGCTGGCCCCATTGGTGCAGTCCCAATAAATAAAGAACAGTTCCGGTATCCCAGGGGAAAACTTCTTGATATCTATAGGAATCAGAAGATGTCTGTTGTTGATGCTATCCCAGATGGTTTTGAAGAAGTTCCTCCAGTAACAGGATCTAGTTCTCTAACTCCTTTGGCCTTTGTTGCACCTGATGTAGATGAAGAG GTTCTTCTGAAAGATATTTGGAAGGGGAAGGTCACAAGCCATGAACTCAGTTTAAGTCAGGAAAAGGCAGTGATAATTAATGAGACTGAGATTG ATGGGGGCAAAACCATAGTTGAGAAGAAACATGATGAAAAGGGATCTATTACCACTTCTAGAG ATCTGGATACGGACTGCAAAAGTGAGAATAATCCTGACATTCGGATTAACTTAGTGGGGCCTGATGGTCTGGCTCCGGTGGTGGTAGACCATGATGTTGTTTATGATAAACCAGTTTCAGATGGTAACATTATTAATTCTGAGATTAATGTTGGTGAGATAGAACTGGTAAATGTTGATGGGCGATCATGTCTTTTGGACATTCTGAAGAATATCAAGTTAGAAGGAGAGGATTCAACTGTTTCACTTGATGTTAGTGCTATGTTACCTGATGAGTCATATCCTTTGTTTGATGCATCTTTTGAGATCCCAAACACCAACAAGCATGAAATCAGCAAAATTGAGAAAAAGCATTTAGAGCAGGGAACTTCTCTTGAGGAGTTGAGTTTATTATACCAGGATCCCCGAGGAGATATACAGGGTCCTTTTCTAGTTGTCGACATTATCTCATGGTTTGAACAAGGTTTCTTTGGTACAGATTTACCTGTGTGTTTATCAGATGCTCCCGAGGGCACACCATTTCAACCACTAGGTGAAATTATGCCTTACTTGAAACTGGAGACTCATACCATCTCGGATGCACCGTCTGCTGAAAATTTTGAAGCTGTGGACACTACAAGGGGAAACCTGGATGCTTGTGTTGCCTCGTCCCATTCTAATGGCTCTTTTATTACGAATGGTCAACAACGGGTGCTATCATGGGATGCTCTGGGTCATCACATGAAACCCAATGTTGTTGAGAGTGAAGCTTCAGTAAATCCTAACAAAGAAAGGCTGTCTTTTTCCAATTCAGAAGCACCTCTGGGTACCGCATGTGTTGACGGAAAAATCTTCCAGGATTTTGCTGGGCAAGATGCAGAAG TTGTATCGTTTAGTGGTAGGCCTATGAGTGACATGGAGGTGTCAGGAAAGCTTGTTAATGACCACATTGCTCTATCAAGCTCCACTACTGGTCATCATTTTATGGTGGCGGATACAGGAAATACTAGTTTTTCCAGCCATAAGATTTCAAGAGATAATGACTTAAATCCTCTTGGATTGTTGTGGTCTGAGCTGGAAGCAACTCATGTGAAGCATCCCCTTTCATCAACTATTCCTCTCTCGTCTGAGAAGTTGATTGACAATCATGATGCTGCAAGAAATGCCTTTCTGTTTAGCCACAATCAGGAACAGTTTAATTTAACAAGTGACTACCCTGTTGCTAAAGAATCATGGGCCAACAACTGCAGAATGAGTAAGGGTTTAAACATAATTCATGATACCATTTATGCAAATAACTTGTCACGGTTTGAAGCCCAGCCCAACCAATTAAATTTAGAGCAACAATTGCTCTTCCAACAATTACAAAAGCAGCAACATGAAGAGCAATGCTTGCTGGCCCATCAAGATGTTGAGTTTGCTGGAAAATTCTTCAATCAGATGCATAGATCTGTCCACCAGCACCACCTTGTTAATCAACGATCTATGGAGGATCTAGAGCGCCTACTGAAATATCAGTTTGAACAGCAGCGGCTTCTTGATCAGTTGCAGCAGCAACATCAATTGCATCAACGACATCAACAACTGCAAGAACATCAGATGCAATTACTACAACATCATCTTCAATTTCATGAACCTcaacaaccacagaagcagattcATCGTGGAGATTTGTTGCATCAGCATTTACTTGAACCTGGTTCTGGAGCATCAAATATTGATTCTCATGAGATGAACATGTTTGAACAGGTTCTTTTAAGGCAGCATCTTTTGAATGAGACACACCAACAGTCTCATAATCTTCTGCTGCATCATGACGCAACTATTGAGCAACTTCTCCAAGCAAATGTTTCCCGGAGCTTGCAGAGGCGGAATCATAATGATCTATTGGATGTTCTATCTCATTCCAAGCAGAGGCAGGTGCCTCCGTTAGAACAACAATTTCTTTTAAGGCTTCAGCGCGAGCAGCTTCAAGGACAAAAATACTCCACTGCTTCAAGGAAGCTGCCTGGCATGGAAGAAGAGAGACATGTAGGAGGGGTCTGGTCGGTTGATGAATCTGGTCAGTTCATCAGAACTGCAGCTAGTCCCCACCAGAACCATTCTGCCAGACTTGGCCACTTAGACATTTTGCGGACGCCACAGTCACTTTCATCACCTGAACAGCCAAGCCATCTTCATCGAAACTTTCCATCACATGAGAGAATGCAACAAGGTCCTTATGAACGAGGGCCACATCCTATAGACAGGTCAATGCATATGCATGCAGTTACTCCTAATTCAAACTTGAAACTCTTAAATGCCATAGCACGAGCTCAAGGTCCAGATGGACAAGGACATCTTGATCATTTCCATACTCCTGGTCAGATAGGACAATTTCCTTCTAGTGCTCACCCTTGTCAAAGTGACGTATTTGAGTTCACCGGCACACACTTGGATGCAGCAGAGAAGCTCTGGTCTGAGCCAAGCAGGCACCAACCAGCTGATTTAATGCAATCCCATCTGAAGCAGTTGCAAATAGAAGCAGAAAATCAGAGGAGGGGCATCAATATGATTGAGGACCCAAACTGGGCATCATATGTAGAAAATGATGGAAACTCTGAATATGGGTTCAGAGACTTAATCCATCGAGAGATTCCTCAATCTCAACATACTAAAGGGTTGGTAGTTGCTACTGCTACGCCATCCTATGAACAAAGAGATTCTTCTTGGATCTATTCTCAGCCTGTTTTTGAACATGCTTTTAAGCTTGGCCCAGATAGAGCAGGATTGAGTAGTTCTTTCTCAGAAGGTTCTTTATTTGCTCAAGTAGGACAGCCACCAAATGAACAACTTGTAAACAATAATTTGGAAGATGGTGTCAATAACTTTGAAAGTAGCAGGTCAACTTTGAGATCTAATTCTACAACATCACTTGAACAGAAACATTTCCAGTCAGATATGGATTTAATTGAAAGAGATAAGTTTGTTAATTATGTTGGTGGTGCTTCCTTGCAACGGTTAGGTTTCTCCAATCTTGTGGAGGGGGAGAGAGGGAAAATGCAGGGTCTAAAAGGTACTTCTGGGACTCAATCAGCTATGGAGACACAGGAAAGTGGGGTCATGCAATTCGAAGGTGGAGGTCATGAAGAGCAACACATTGACAAGCCTTCCAGACATGATTCATCTGGCAAGGCTG GTGGAGGATTGGTCTTCTACAATTATGAAATGGGACTTGATAGTGCTAACCTTGAGGAGACCAATAACAT GATTTCTGGTGATCTGCCAAAAGGAACTGACAAGTTGTTCTCGAAACATGCCTGCGATCTTCCTGCTACATCACCTGCAACAGTATCAGACCTGATCTCTTCTCGACCTCCCGAGAGAAGGAATCCTATTACTTCTGGATCTTCCAAGG AGGGAAAGCGAGAATCTGCAGGGAATCCGGCATCTCAATCTATAGAGACGTCAATCTCCAACAAAAAAGACTTGCGATTTTGTCAAACTTCCTCGGGCAATAATGCAGATGTTATAGAACCTTCATTCAGTGAGATGCTGAAGAGCACTAAAAAGCCGATGCCTGAGCTGGTCGAGACTCTAGAAGCCGGTTCCATTGGTAAGAGTgcgaaaaaaagggggaagaaagggaGGCAAATCGATCCATCTCTCCTTGGATTTAAAGTGCATAGTAACCGTATATTGATGGGTGAAATCCAGCGCCCAGATGATTGA